In Juglans regia cultivar Chandler chromosome 13, Walnut 2.0, whole genome shotgun sequence, the following proteins share a genomic window:
- the LOC109002068 gene encoding GTPase Der isoform X1, which produces MSYSWVRDISVRKRHYGLVCLLHARTFLPSRVTGPIQNFLKHNDHLHSIAHSGQAIKMATESLCSGAVINDNQSTSSVSDFSRLILSMRPPSVVQSKAGLCMLAENERLDPDSCNNASGLSEESCVDFRSDDEDGVTGNEVKGMFKKPVDFTKIDINLLPTVIIVGRPNVGKSALFNRLIRRREALVYNTPDDHVTRDIREGVAKLGDLRFRVLDSAGLETSSSLGSILDRTSRMTANVLARSQFAVFLIDMRAGLHPLDVEVGKWLRRHASGIKLIVAMNKCESVFDGSSSLKAAADEAYRLGFGDPIAISAETGLGMTELYEVLKPMLEDYMLPVLNDGANQGNGEDNESSEVEESKLPLQLAIVGRPNVGKSTLLNTLLQEDRVLVGPEAGLTRDSIREHFEFQGRTIYLVDTAGWLQRTKQEKGPSSLSIVQSRKSLMRAHVVALVLDADEIAKARRSMKHDEVVIARRAVEEGRGLVVIVNKMDLLSGKQNKNLYAKVMEAVPLEIQTNIPQVTGIPVVFISALEGRGRIAVIRQVIDTYEKWCLRLSTARLNRWLRKVMSRHSWKDQAAQPKIKYFTQVKARPPTFVAFVSGKKQLLDTDLRFLTKSLKEDFDLGGIPIRIMQRSVSRKDTGSASKSGQSSGRSS; this is translated from the exons ATGTCTTACTCATGGGTTCGAGACATTTCAGTCCGGAAGAGGCATTATGGTCTTGTTTGTCTTCTTCATGCAAGGACTTTTCTACCCAGCCGTGTGACTGGCCCAATCCAAAATTTCTTGAAACATAATGACCACCTTCATTCTATAGCTCATTCTGGTCAAGCCATCAAGATGGCAACAG AATCACTATGTAGTGGCGCCGTTATCAATGACAACCAAAGCACATCTTCCGTTTCGGATTTCTCCAGGTTGATCTTGAGCATGCGTCCACCTAGTGTGGTTCAGTCTAAGGCGGGACTTTGCATGCTGGCTGAAAATGAACGGTTGGATCCTGATTCGTGTAATAATGCAAGTGGTCTTTCAGAAGAGTCATGTGTGGATTTCAGATCTGATGATGAGGATGGCGTTACCGGAAATGAAGTAAAAGGCATGTTCAAAAAACCCGTGGATTTCACCAAGATTGACATTAATTTGCTTCCAACTGTAATAATAGTTGGGCGCCCAAATGTGGGCAAGTCAGCGCTGTTTAACCG TTTAATTCGGAGGAGGGAGGCTCTTGTTTATAATACACCGGATGATCATGTTACTCGGGATATAAGAGAAGGTGTTGCCAAGTTGGGTGATCTGCGATTTAGAGTGTTGGATTCGGCTGGCTTAGAAACATCATCATCTTTGGGGTCTATTCTTGACCGAACTTCAAGAATGACAGCAAATGTGCTAGCAAGGTCTCAGTTTGCAGTATTCCTCATAGACATGAG AGCTGGACTTCACCCCCTTGATGTGGAGGTTGGAAAGTGGCTACGTCGACATGCCTCCGGAATTAAGCTTATAGTAGCAATGAATAAGTGCGAGTCAGTTTTTGATGGTAGTAGCTCTCTTAAGGCAGCTGCTGATGAAGCCTATAGGTTAGGATTTGGGGATCCTATTGCTATATCTGCTGAGACTGGACTGGGTATGACAGAACTTTATGAAGTTCTTAAACCTATGCTCGAGGATTATATGCTTCCAGTCTTAAATG ATGGAGCTAATCAAGGCAATGGTGAGGACAATGAGTCTAGTGAAGTTGAGGAAAGTAAGCTGCCATTACAGTTAGCAATTGTAGGACGGCCTAATGTTGGAAAGTCAACCTTGCTGAATACATTGTTACAAGAAGATCGTGTTTTGGTGGGTCCAGAAGCTGGCTTGACAAGAGATTCAATTAGAGAACATTTTGAATTTCAAGGAAGAACAATATATCTG GTTGATACAGCAGGTTGGTTGCAAAGGACAAAACAGGAGAAAGGACCATCATCTTTGAGCATTGTCCAGTCCAGAAAGAGTCTAATGAGGGCTCATGTAGTTGCTTTGGTCCTTGATGCAGATGAG ATTGCAAAAGCTAGACGAAGTATGAAGCATGATGAAGTGGTTATAGCAAGACGAGCAGTGGAAGAAGGGCGTGGTTTGGTCGTGATCGTGAACAAGATGGATCTTCTAAGCGGGaaacaaaataagaatttaTATGCAAAGGTTATGGAAGCTGTCCCTCTAGAAATCCAGACAAACATACCCCAG GTTACAGGAATACCCGTTGTGTTCATTTCAGCATTGGAGGGAAGGGGCCGGATAGCTGTCATACGCCAGGTTATTGATACATATGAAAAATGGTGTCTAAGATTGTCTACAGCTCGTCTCAATCGTTGGTTGCGCAAG GTTATGAGCAGGCATTCTTGGAAAGATCAGGCTGCACAGCCCAAGATCAAATACTTCACCCAGGTGAAGGCCCGACCACCCACTTTTGTTGCCTTTGTGAGTGGGAAGAAACAACTCTTGGATACAGACCTCAGGTTCCTAACAAAATCATTGAAGGAAGACTTTGATTTGGGTGGAATTCCTATCCGGATCATGCAGCGGTCTGTTTCAAGAAAAGATACAGGTAGTGCTAGCAAGAGTGGTCAGTCCTCTGGCAGATCGTCTTGA
- the LOC109002350 gene encoding pentatricopeptide repeat-containing protein At1g14470-like: MSHLVNIALACRISCLKHLTQLHAILIRNSLHHHNYWVALLLNHCTRIDAPLTYTRLIFTSVPFPDGRVFTSMLRYYSHQGTHNEVFSLFRHMQRSGIRPGIFVYPMLIKLAGKAGFVFRAHLLKLGLTLDRYARNAIMETYVKYGAVEVARELFDEIPEKTLADWNSMISGYWKWGNEVEATRLFNIMSERNIITWTTMVTGYSRIMDLKSARRYFNEMPEKSVVSWNAMLSGYAQNGFPMEALRLFDDMLDVGVQLNATTWVIVISLLSLRGDPSHADSLVRKLDQKKMQLNCFVQTALLDMHAKCGSLETARKIFDGLDTYRNSVTWNAMISAYTRAGNLISARELFDNMPEKNVVSWNSMISGYAQNGQPAMAIELFKDMITSKDSKPDEVTMVSVFSACGHLGALKLGNWVVNILDENHINLSISGYNSLIFMYSRCGSMEDAKRIFHKMVTRDVVSYNTLIAGLAAHGHGMEAIELISKMKQEGTEPDRVTYIGLLMACSHAGLMKEGWKLFRLIQSPAVDHYACMVDLLGRLGELDEAKKLIENMPMEPHAGVYGSLLNASRIHKRVKLGELAAKKLFELEPYNSGNYILLSNIYASAGRWEDVERVRGTMRKVGVRKTTGWSWVEYKGKMHKFIAGDRLHERSDDIYRILSELGMKMRRDGYTADKSCVLRDVEEEEKEEMVGTHSEKLAICFALLVSEAGAVIRVVKNLRVCLDCHAAIKMISKSEGREIIVRDNNRFHCFSNGLCSCKDYW; this comes from the coding sequence ATGTCACATTTAGTCAACATAGCATTAGCATGCAGAATTAGCTGTCTAAAGCATCTAACCCAGCTCCATGCAATCCTCATTCGTAACTCCCTCCACCACCACAACTACTGGGTGGCACTACTCCTCAATCACTGCACCCGCATCGACGCCCCGCTGACCTACACCCGTCTCATTTTTACTTCCGTCCCGTTCCCAGATGGCCGTGTCTTTACCTCCATGCTTAGATACTACTCTCATCAGGGTACTCACAATGAAGTGTTTTCTTTGTTTCGGCATATGCAGCGTTCTGGTATCAGGCCCGGTATATTTGTGTACCCAATGCTGATTAAATTGGCCGGCAAGGCTGGCTTTGTGTTTCGTGCCCATCTATTGAAATTGGGTCTTACTCTGGATCGTTACGCACGCAATGCAATCATGGAGACGTATGTGAAATATGGCGCAGTTGAAGTTGCCCGGGAGTTATTTGATGAAATTCCTGAAAAGACTCTCGCGGATTGGAACTCAATGATTTCTGGGTACTGGAAGTGGGGGAATGAAGTCGAAGCAACTAGACTTTTCAATATTATGTCCGAGAGGAATATTATTACGTGGACAACTATGGTTACCGGGTATTCTAGGATAATGGATTTGAAGAGTGCAAGGAGGTATTTCAATGAGATGCCGGAGAAAAGTGTTGTCTCTTGGAATGCAATGCTATCAGGTTATGCTCAGAATGGATTTCCAATGGAGGCTTTAAGATTGTTTGATGATATGCTGGATGTGGGGGTTCAACTAAATGCAACGACGTGGGTTATTGTTATTTCATTGTTGTCATTGCGTGGTGATCCTTCCCATGCGGATTCACTTGTCAGAAAACTCGATCAGAAGAAGATGCAGCTAAATTGCTTTGTCCAGACTGCTCTGCTTGATATGCATGCAAAGTGTGGGAGTCTAGAAACTGCCCGAAAAATTTTTGATGGATTGGATACGTATAGGAACTCTGTAACATGGAATGCAATGATTTCTGCATATACAAGGGCCGGGAATTTGATTTCAGCTAGAGAGCTATTTGATAATATGCCAGAAAAGAATGTTGTATCCTGGAACTCAATGATTTCAGGTTATGCTCAAAATGGGCAGCCAGCTATGGCAATTGAGCTATTCAAAGATATGATTACTTCTAAAGACTCGAAACCAGATGAGGTGACTATGGTGAGTGTTTTCTCAGCTTGTGGACATCTTGGGGCGTTGAAATTAGGTAATTGGGTTGTGAACATCCTTGATGAAAACCACATTAATCTCAGCATCTCAGGTTACAACTCTTTGATATTCATGTACTCTAGATGTGGGAGCATGGAAGATGCCAAGAGGATATTCCACAAAATGGTGACAAGAGATGTTGTTTCCTACAATACGTTGATTGCAGGACTTGCAGCTCATGGTCATGGAATGGAAGCCATTGAACTAATTTCAAAGATGAAACAAGAAGGTACTGAACCAGACCGTGTAACATATATTGGTCTCCTGATGGCATGCAGCCATGCAGGATTAATGAAAGAGGGTTGGAAGTTGTTCAGATTAATCCAATCTCCTGCTGTAGATCACTATGCATGTATGGTTGATTTGCTTGGTCGACTAGGTGAGCTGGATGAAGCCAAAAAGTTGATTGAAAACATGCCAATGGAACCACATGCAGGAGTTTATGGGTCTCTTTTAAATGCTAGTCGGATTCACAAAAGAGTCAAACTTGGGGAGCTGGCTGCAAAGAAACTCTTTGAGCTTGAACCATACAATTCCGGAAATTATATTTTGCTTTCCAACATATATGCTTCAGCAGGTAGGTGGGAAGATGTTGAGAGGGTCAGGGGTACAATGAGAAAAGTGGGAGTGAGGAAGACAACTGGATGGAGTTGGGTAGAATATAAGGGTAAAATGCACAAGTTCATAGCAGGAGATAGATTACATGAAAGATCAGACGACATCTATAGGATCTTGTCGGAATTGGGAATGAAGATGAGGAGGGATGGGTATACGGCTGATAAAAGCTGCGTGTTGAGAGAtgttgaagaggaagagaaagaagagatggTGGGAACTCATAGTGAGAAGTTGGCCATTTGCTTTGCTCTTCTTGTAAGTGAAGCAGGGGCAGTAATTAGGGTGGTGAAGAATTTAAGGGTTTGTTTGGACTGCCATGCAGCCATTAAGATGATCTCCAAGTCAGAGGGAAGGGAGATTATCGTGAGGGATAATAATAGGTTTCATTGTTTCAGCAATGGACTATGTTCTTGCAAGGACTACTGGTAA
- the LOC109002068 gene encoding GTPase Der isoform X2, with protein MSYSWVRDISVRKRHYGLVCLLHARTFLPSRVTGPIQNFLKHNDHLHSIAHSGQAIKMATESLCSGAVINDNQSTSSVSDFSRLILSMRPPSVVQSKAGLCMLAENERLDPDSCNNASGLSEESCVDFRSDDEDGVTGNEVKGMFKKPVDFTKIDINLLPTVIIVGRPNVGKSALFNRLIRRREALVYNTPDDHVTRDIREGVAKLGDLRFRVLDSAGLETSSSLGSILDRTSRMTANVLARSQFAVFLIDMRAGLHPLDVEVGKWLRRHASGIKLIVAMNKCESVFDGSSSLKAAADEAYRLGFGDPIAISAETGLGMTELYEVLKPMLEDYMLPVLNDGANQGNGEDNESSEVEESKLPLQLAIVGRPNVGKSTLLNTLLQEDRVLVGPEAGLTRDSIREHFEFQGRTIYLVDTAGWLQRTKQEKGPSSLSIVQSRKSLMRAHVVALVLDADEIAKARRSMKHDEVVIARRAVEEGRGLVVIVNKMDLLSGKQNKNLYAKVMEAVPLEIQTNIPQDIY; from the exons ATGTCTTACTCATGGGTTCGAGACATTTCAGTCCGGAAGAGGCATTATGGTCTTGTTTGTCTTCTTCATGCAAGGACTTTTCTACCCAGCCGTGTGACTGGCCCAATCCAAAATTTCTTGAAACATAATGACCACCTTCATTCTATAGCTCATTCTGGTCAAGCCATCAAGATGGCAACAG AATCACTATGTAGTGGCGCCGTTATCAATGACAACCAAAGCACATCTTCCGTTTCGGATTTCTCCAGGTTGATCTTGAGCATGCGTCCACCTAGTGTGGTTCAGTCTAAGGCGGGACTTTGCATGCTGGCTGAAAATGAACGGTTGGATCCTGATTCGTGTAATAATGCAAGTGGTCTTTCAGAAGAGTCATGTGTGGATTTCAGATCTGATGATGAGGATGGCGTTACCGGAAATGAAGTAAAAGGCATGTTCAAAAAACCCGTGGATTTCACCAAGATTGACATTAATTTGCTTCCAACTGTAATAATAGTTGGGCGCCCAAATGTGGGCAAGTCAGCGCTGTTTAACCG TTTAATTCGGAGGAGGGAGGCTCTTGTTTATAATACACCGGATGATCATGTTACTCGGGATATAAGAGAAGGTGTTGCCAAGTTGGGTGATCTGCGATTTAGAGTGTTGGATTCGGCTGGCTTAGAAACATCATCATCTTTGGGGTCTATTCTTGACCGAACTTCAAGAATGACAGCAAATGTGCTAGCAAGGTCTCAGTTTGCAGTATTCCTCATAGACATGAG AGCTGGACTTCACCCCCTTGATGTGGAGGTTGGAAAGTGGCTACGTCGACATGCCTCCGGAATTAAGCTTATAGTAGCAATGAATAAGTGCGAGTCAGTTTTTGATGGTAGTAGCTCTCTTAAGGCAGCTGCTGATGAAGCCTATAGGTTAGGATTTGGGGATCCTATTGCTATATCTGCTGAGACTGGACTGGGTATGACAGAACTTTATGAAGTTCTTAAACCTATGCTCGAGGATTATATGCTTCCAGTCTTAAATG ATGGAGCTAATCAAGGCAATGGTGAGGACAATGAGTCTAGTGAAGTTGAGGAAAGTAAGCTGCCATTACAGTTAGCAATTGTAGGACGGCCTAATGTTGGAAAGTCAACCTTGCTGAATACATTGTTACAAGAAGATCGTGTTTTGGTGGGTCCAGAAGCTGGCTTGACAAGAGATTCAATTAGAGAACATTTTGAATTTCAAGGAAGAACAATATATCTG GTTGATACAGCAGGTTGGTTGCAAAGGACAAAACAGGAGAAAGGACCATCATCTTTGAGCATTGTCCAGTCCAGAAAGAGTCTAATGAGGGCTCATGTAGTTGCTTTGGTCCTTGATGCAGATGAG ATTGCAAAAGCTAGACGAAGTATGAAGCATGATGAAGTGGTTATAGCAAGACGAGCAGTGGAAGAAGGGCGTGGTTTGGTCGTGATCGTGAACAAGATGGATCTTCTAAGCGGGaaacaaaataagaatttaTATGCAAAGGTTATGGAAGCTGTCCCTCTAGAAATCCAGACAAACATACCCCAG gaTATATATTGA
- the LOC109002420 gene encoding PHD finger protein ALFIN-LIKE 7-like: MEGITHPIPRTVEEVFQDFKGRRAGLIKALTIDVDKFYQQCDPEKENLCLYGLPNETWEVNLPVEEVPPELPEPALGINFARDGMQEKDWLSLVAVHSDSWLLAVAFYFGARFGFGKNERKRLFQMINDLPTIFEVVTGNVKQPKDQSATHNSSKSKSSGKMSRQSEPQAKGVKTSPPPNKEEDESGEEEEDDEQGATCGACGDNYGTDEFWICCDVCERWFHGKCVKITPAKAEHIKQYKCPSCSNKRARV, translated from the exons ATGGAGGGAATAACGCATCCGATACCCAGAACAGTGGAGGAGGTCTTTCAAGACTTTAAGGGCAGACGTGCCGGTTTGATCAAGGCCCTCACCATTG ATGTTGACAAGTTTTACCAGCAGTGCGATCCCG AGAAGGAGAACTTGTGTCTATATGGACTTCCGAATGAGACGTGGGAAGTCAATCTGCCTGTTGAGGAAGTGCCTCCTGAGCTTCCTGAGCCAGCATTAGGTATAAACTTTGCTAGAGATGGAATGCAAGAGAAGGACTGGTTATCACTGGTTGCAGTTCACAGTGATTCGTGGTTGCTTGCTGTTGCATTCTATTTTGGTGCACGCTTTGGGTTTGGTAAGAACGAAAG GAAGAGGCTTTTTCAAATGATAAATGATCTCCCTACCATATTCGAAGTTGTGACAGGCAATGTCAAGCAACCAAAGGACCAGTCTGCTACTCATAACAGTAGCAAGAGCAAATCAAGTGGGAAGATG TCCCGGCAATCTGAGCCCCAGGCCAAGGGAGTGAAGACATCTCCTCCACCcaacaaagaagaagatgagagtggggaagaagaagaagatgatgaacagGGTGCAACTTGCGGGGCCTGTGGGGATAACTATGGTACTGACGAGTTCTGGATTTGCTGTGATGTGTGCGAGAGATGGTTCCATggaaaatgtgtaaaaattacACCTGCAAAGGCTGAGCATATCAAGCAGTACAAGTGCCCAAGTTGCAGTAACAAGAGGGCTAGAGTTTAA